From the Borreliella afzelii genome, one window contains:
- a CDS encoding plasmid maintenance protein has protein sequence MKNFPTNKKYPNCYNKHQYKLIVLISTLKYVNKKYKKYTQQNILYYFNENLKRNGQNPVKLKTLQKYLYELEKKFKVTTNYYKHLGINCGTEIYYKLNYPKKECHYMINKYFEDKKHSRFEKRAEIGLKDKFNKNRCVNLEECLSNKNNNIKEEKNKQIENFQIIKYSNKCKFKCKEILSFILNLDINKDLKIKMLKVSKIIEIKLLKHKNIHFNKSCFKDKQNKLKEILENTKKQLEKKGYNTEQLETEFKKVYENYKNKPHFIIENQKYNDLSTIKRKLEKSIELKKENTQKDYEHIKVNIYNILIDQLKEKVNIEILKPIIKTYLNSKNNLSYNKIYNAYYYELLELIKNENNSLMLKKVV, from the coding sequence ATGAAAAATTTTCCAACCAACAAAAAATATCCAAATTGCTACAACAAACATCAATATAAATTGATAGTTCTTATCTCAACTTTAAAGTATGTAAACAAAAAATATAAAAAATACACTCAACAAAACATACTCTATTACTTTAATGAAAATCTAAAAAGAAATGGTCAAAATCCAGTTAAGTTAAAGACGCTTCAAAAATATCTTTACGAATTAGAAAAAAAATTTAAAGTAACAACTAATTATTACAAACACTTGGGGATAAATTGTGGTACTGAAATTTACTACAAACTTAATTATCCAAAAAAAGAGTGTCACTATATGATAAACAAATACTTCGAAGATAAAAAACATTCTAGATTTGAAAAAAGAGCTGAAATAGGCCTTAAAGACAAATTTAATAAAAATAGGTGTGTAAATTTGGAGGAGTGTTTAAGTAATAAAAATAATAATATAAAAGAAGAAAAGAATAAACAGATAGAAAATTTTCAAATAATAAAATATTCCAATAAATGTAAATTTAAATGTAAAGAAATTCTATCTTTTATTTTAAATTTAGATATTAATAAAGACTTGAAAATTAAAATGCTTAAAGTTTCAAAAATCATTGAGATTAAACTACTAAAGCATAAAAATATACATTTTAATAAATCTTGCTTTAAAGATAAGCAAAACAAATTAAAAGAAATTCTAGAAAATACAAAAAAACAATTAGAAAAAAAAGGATATAATACTGAACAATTGGAAACAGAATTTAAAAAAGTATATGAAAACTACAAAAATAAGCCGCATTTTATTATTGAAAATCAAAAATATAATGATTTAAGCACAATAAAACGCAAATTAGAAAAATCAATCGAATTAAAAAAAGAAAACACACAAAAAGATTATGAGCATATAAAGGTAAACATTTATAATATTCTTATTGATCAACTAAAAGAAAAGGTGAATATTGAAATTCTAAAGCCAATTATAAAAACATATTTGAATAGCAAAAACAATTTATCATATAATAAAATATATAATGCATATTATTATGAATTATTAGAACTAATAAAAAATGAAAATAATTCTTTGATGTTAAAAAAAGTTGTATAA